From a region of the Mycobacteroides saopaulense genome:
- a CDS encoding MFS transporter: protein MVGTTIEWYDFYLYATAAALVLKPLFFPTVSPTAGTLASFATYAAGFGARPIGAVIAGHLGDRVGRKAMLVGALLLMGVATAVIGVLPTYAQAGVLAPAALATLRVLQGLAAGAEWGGAALLSVEHAPPGRRGLFGSFTQLGSPAGMLLATGVFGLTRVLTGPEEFLAYGWRIPFLSSVVLVLVGLAIRLRLSDSAVFRQVRERGEVARLPVVEVLRTQPRNVLLTTGLRLSQIALFVLLTTYSLTYLQDQFGKDSQVGLTAVLIASALGILSTPAWSALSDKIGRRSLYLFGAVTGPVALTLFFLTAATGSKILVVLSIIFGINIVHDSMYGPQAAWFAELFDTRVRYSGASLGYQIGAVLSGGFAPLIAAALLAANHGDPWLIVVYYLALSVLTVLSAYAARETYRDQIGDSL, encoded by the coding sequence ATGGTCGGCACCACGATCGAGTGGTACGACTTCTACCTGTACGCAACGGCTGCGGCATTGGTTCTCAAGCCGCTGTTCTTCCCGACCGTCTCACCGACGGCCGGAACGCTCGCCTCGTTCGCCACCTACGCGGCCGGCTTCGGCGCGCGCCCGATCGGGGCCGTGATCGCCGGACACTTGGGTGACCGTGTGGGACGCAAGGCCATGCTCGTCGGCGCGCTGTTACTGATGGGCGTGGCCACCGCGGTGATCGGTGTGCTGCCGACGTACGCCCAGGCGGGTGTCCTGGCACCGGCCGCGCTTGCCACGCTTCGCGTTCTCCAGGGGCTTGCGGCGGGGGCGGAATGGGGAGGAGCCGCGCTGCTCTCTGTCGAACATGCCCCGCCCGGCCGCCGCGGTTTGTTCGGCAGCTTCACCCAATTGGGCTCGCCCGCCGGAATGCTCTTGGCCACCGGGGTATTCGGTCTGACCCGTGTCCTCACCGGGCCCGAGGAATTTCTCGCCTACGGTTGGCGGATTCCGTTCCTGAGCAGCGTCGTCTTGGTGCTCGTCGGTCTGGCGATCCGGCTACGGCTCAGCGACTCGGCAGTGTTCCGGCAGGTGCGTGAGCGCGGCGAGGTGGCGCGCCTGCCCGTGGTGGAAGTGCTACGCACGCAGCCCCGCAATGTGTTGCTCACCACCGGCTTACGGCTGTCCCAGATCGCCTTGTTCGTGCTGCTGACCACGTACTCGCTGACATACCTTCAGGACCAGTTCGGAAAGGACAGTCAGGTTGGATTGACGGCCGTCCTGATCGCCTCGGCGCTGGGCATCCTGAGCACTCCGGCGTGGTCGGCCCTCTCGGACAAGATAGGCCGCCGCAGTCTGTACCTGTTCGGAGCGGTCACCGGGCCGGTGGCCTTGACGCTGTTCTTCCTGACCGCCGCGACCGGCTCCAAGATCTTGGTAGTGCTCTCAATCATCTTCGGCATCAACATCGTTCACGACTCCATGTACGGACCGCAGGCCGCCTGGTTCGCCGAGCTGTTCGACACCCGGGTCCGATACAGCGGGGCATCGCTCGGGTATCAGATCGGTGCCGTGCTGTCCGGCGGGTTCGCTCCACTGATCGCCGCGGCACTACTGGCAGCGAATCACGGCGACCCCTGGCTCATCGTCGTCTATTACCTTGCGCTTTCTGTGCTCACCGTCCTGTCGGCATACGCCGCGCGCGAGACCTACCGAGACCAGATCGGAGATTCCCTGTGA
- a CDS encoding maleylpyruvate isomerase N-terminal domain-containing protein encodes MDLFTHSWAALRAAISALPDQAFSQPSGCAGWLVRDLVCHLIIDAQDVLITLATPSNAPPTRDAVTYWEVLESPPTGDDPLDALTVRLAAAYQDPGLLTFHLEDLGAAVGRAALLADPNQPLATKGQVLTAADYLDAYVLEWTLHHLDLVAHLPEVAGPPSEGLACTRRMVEQIAGCEFPVETSDRDAILIGTGRRVLSPAQACELGVSLHRLPVFLA; translated from the coding sequence GTGGACCTGTTCACCCACAGCTGGGCCGCGCTGCGTGCAGCCATTTCGGCCCTACCCGACCAGGCGTTTTCGCAGCCGTCCGGTTGCGCGGGCTGGCTTGTGCGTGACCTGGTCTGTCATTTGATCATCGACGCGCAAGATGTGCTGATCACCCTGGCGACGCCCAGCAACGCGCCACCGACACGCGATGCGGTGACCTACTGGGAGGTCCTCGAGTCGCCGCCCACCGGGGATGACCCGCTTGATGCGCTGACCGTGCGGCTTGCCGCCGCGTATCAGGATCCGGGTCTGCTCACCTTCCATCTGGAGGATCTCGGTGCGGCGGTCGGCCGGGCCGCACTGCTCGCCGATCCGAACCAGCCGCTCGCCACCAAGGGCCAGGTACTGACCGCCGCTGACTACCTGGACGCTTATGTGTTGGAGTGGACGCTGCATCATCTGGACCTGGTCGCCCATCTGCCGGAGGTAGCGGGACCGCCCAGTGAGGGCCTAGCCTGCACCCGCCGGATGGTGGAACAGATCGCCGGATGTGAATTCCCGGTCGAGACATCCGATCGGGACGCCATCTTGATCGGCACCGGGCGTCGCGTTCTCAGCCCGGCCCAGGCCTGCGAACTCGGTGTTTCGCTGCACAGGCTCCCCGTTTTTTTGGCCTGA
- a CDS encoding flavin-containing monooxygenase — MTTQFDAVIVGAGFGGMGAAIQLKELGLTNLAILDREDDLGGTWHVNHYPGLAVDIPSATYSYSFEPNPYWSRLFAPGSELKQYANHVAEKHDLRKYMRFNTPVSGARWDEEEQHWVVATESGDTLTGKYLLTATGYLSQPKMPDIEGIETFAGKVIHTTKWDNTYRAAGHKIGLIGTGATAVQLIPELAKDAQHLTVYQRTPIWVVPKADAKVPGVIKKLFAKVPRTQKIARTVGSAILEVIMVGGVLHFRQFRQANNGAAMLAKAHLFAQVRDRELRRKLTPDYDFGCKRPTFSNTYFRAFAKKNVNLETESIARIEPDGIVTADGRKTVIDTLVLATGFNLWESAFPAFEVIGREDYNLGKFWRDNRFQAFEGIAVPKFPNLLTLNGPYSYSGLSYFDTIESQMRHMKRLFGEMARTGTQTFEVTDEANTEFLDRMVGNLDNSVFYLGSCQTARSYYFNQHGEAALLRPTSTASAYKEQESFPLEAYQLA, encoded by the coding sequence ATGACAACGCAGTTTGACGCCGTCATCGTCGGAGCCGGTTTCGGCGGCATGGGCGCGGCGATTCAGCTCAAGGAGCTGGGCCTGACCAATCTCGCGATCCTGGATCGCGAGGACGACCTCGGCGGTACGTGGCATGTCAACCACTACCCCGGTCTGGCCGTCGACATCCCGTCGGCGACCTATTCCTACTCGTTCGAGCCCAACCCCTACTGGTCGCGTTTGTTCGCGCCGGGTTCTGAGCTCAAGCAGTACGCCAACCATGTGGCCGAGAAGCACGATCTGCGCAAGTACATGCGTTTCAACACGCCGGTGTCGGGTGCGCGCTGGGACGAGGAAGAGCAGCACTGGGTTGTCGCCACCGAATCCGGCGACACCCTCACCGGCAAGTACCTGCTCACGGCCACCGGCTACCTATCGCAGCCGAAGATGCCCGATATCGAGGGCATCGAGACCTTTGCCGGCAAGGTCATCCACACCACCAAGTGGGACAATACCTATCGCGCTGCCGGGCACAAGATCGGTCTGATCGGCACCGGCGCCACCGCCGTTCAGCTCATCCCGGAACTGGCCAAGGACGCGCAACACCTGACGGTGTATCAGCGCACCCCGATCTGGGTGGTGCCCAAGGCCGACGCAAAAGTGCCCGGCGTGATCAAGAAGCTCTTCGCCAAGGTGCCACGGACCCAAAAGATCGCTCGCACTGTGGGTTCGGCGATTCTTGAGGTGATCATGGTGGGTGGCGTCCTGCATTTCCGCCAGTTCCGGCAGGCCAACAATGGGGCCGCTATGTTGGCCAAGGCGCATTTGTTCGCACAGGTGCGCGATCGCGAGCTGCGCCGCAAGCTGACACCCGATTACGACTTCGGCTGCAAGCGGCCGACCTTCTCCAACACCTACTTCCGCGCGTTCGCCAAGAAGAACGTCAACCTGGAGACGGAGTCGATCGCACGCATCGAGCCCGATGGCATCGTCACCGCGGATGGTCGTAAGACCGTCATCGACACGCTGGTGCTGGCCACCGGCTTCAATCTCTGGGAATCGGCCTTTCCGGCGTTCGAGGTGATCGGACGGGAGGACTACAACCTCGGAAAATTCTGGCGGGACAACCGTTTCCAGGCATTCGAGGGCATCGCGGTGCCGAAGTTCCCCAACTTGTTGACGCTCAACGGGCCGTACTCGTACAGCGGGTTGTCCTACTTCGACACCATCGAGTCGCAGATGCGTCACATGAAGCGGCTGTTCGGCGAAATGGCACGCACCGGAACGCAAACCTTCGAGGTCACCGACGAGGCCAACACCGAATTCCTGGACCGGATGGTCGGCAACCTGGACAACTCGGTGTTCTATCTCGGCAGCTGCCAGACCGCGCGAAGCTACTACTTCAACCAGCATGGTGAGGCCGCGTTGTTGCGGCCGACCTCGACAGCCAGCGCCTACAAGGAGCAGGAGTCCTTCCCGCTGGAGGCGTACCAACTCGCGTAG
- a CDS encoding (2Fe-2S)-binding protein, translating to MSAVERSVFGPFFAVETHATTDIPRPPWRPMAVLTDGSGPLRDRISSVRSSLAARLPNSPAEVDLRVAASVAHLGLVARVLAPSVAAATCGELTISQEPGDLWWQDRLGGPYPLSVVERAGETGTTPGTVVESITQRVIDEAGVSDRVLWGNIGSAVNSAAKLVAASRPELTDAARKVADTYLRDPRIDDGVLRAGPDFRRRSCCLIYQLADDRSAVCGDCVLG from the coding sequence GTGAGCGCGGTGGAACGGTCGGTCTTCGGGCCCTTCTTCGCAGTCGAAACGCACGCCACCACGGATATCCCGAGGCCGCCGTGGCGACCCATGGCAGTGCTGACCGACGGATCAGGCCCACTCCGGGACCGGATCAGCAGCGTGCGCAGCAGTCTCGCCGCCCGTCTGCCGAACAGCCCTGCCGAAGTCGACCTGCGAGTGGCGGCCTCCGTCGCCCACCTCGGCTTGGTTGCCCGCGTCCTGGCACCGTCCGTCGCCGCCGCCACCTGCGGTGAGCTGACAATCTCCCAGGAGCCGGGCGATCTATGGTGGCAGGACCGACTCGGCGGGCCCTACCCGCTTTCTGTGGTCGAACGAGCGGGGGAGACCGGTACCACGCCCGGGACCGTCGTCGAATCCATCACCCAGCGTGTGATCGACGAAGCCGGGGTAAGCGACCGCGTCCTGTGGGGAAACATCGGATCGGCCGTCAACAGCGCCGCCAAGCTCGTCGCCGCATCACGGCCCGAGCTGACCGATGCCGCCCGGAAAGTCGCCGACACCTATCTGCGCGACCCGCGCATCGATGACGGCGTCCTACGCGCCGGACCGGATTTCCGCAGGCGCAGCTGCTGCCTCATCTATCAGCTGGCCGATGACCGCTCCGCGGTCTGCGGCGACTGCGTCCTGGGCTAG
- a CDS encoding SRPBCC family protein: MAEQVGELTTVHFEYHYSYPAHRVWSILTSPQLFGQWVRNFETTRYATGLTFSFDVFPFMGSGFVGEIDGRFTEVIDDELLAYRMATRDGSIAIDSRWTLNPDSEGTRLLVDASGFDPDDQDQVRFRQLCLVGWPAVLGRIDELLRER, encoded by the coding sequence GTGGCTGAGCAGGTCGGGGAACTCACAACTGTCCATTTCGAGTACCACTACTCGTATCCGGCGCACAGAGTGTGGTCGATCCTTACCTCGCCGCAGCTGTTCGGCCAATGGGTCCGGAACTTCGAGACGACGAGATATGCTACTGGACTTACGTTTTCGTTCGACGTGTTCCCGTTTATGGGCAGCGGATTCGTCGGCGAAATCGACGGTCGGTTCACCGAAGTCATCGATGACGAGCTGTTGGCCTACCGGATGGCCACCCGCGACGGTTCTATCGCCATCGACTCCCGCTGGACGCTGAATCCGGACTCGGAAGGAACGCGACTGCTGGTCGACGCCAGCGGATTCGACCCGGATGACCAGGATCAGGTGCGGTTCCGGCAGTTGTGTCTGGTCGGGTGGCCCGCGGTGCTGGGGCGCATCGACGAGCTTCTGCGCGAGCGATGA
- the ripD gene encoding NlpC/P60 family peptidoglycan-binding protein RipD: protein MKRTYAVMLGLALLFTTPGLASADVPRSPADAQKTINAVIARGLSQRGVPFTYGGGNTDGPTMNTDTTPAAPEATTSLLGLIPTPAAAPKVPGFDASGLMVYSYAAAGIKLPRRSGDQYNVGRKVLPAQALPGDLIFYGPNGSQSVTMFLGNNLMLEASEPAVQVSPVRFNDMTPYLVRVIE, encoded by the coding sequence ATGAAACGCACCTACGCCGTCATGCTCGGCCTGGCACTACTGTTCACCACCCCGGGACTGGCCTCCGCCGACGTCCCCAGGAGTCCCGCCGACGCCCAGAAGACGATCAACGCGGTGATCGCGCGCGGCCTGTCGCAACGCGGCGTGCCCTTCACGTACGGGGGAGGCAACACCGACGGCCCCACGATGAACACCGACACCACGCCGGCCGCACCCGAGGCAACGACAAGCCTGCTGGGATTGATCCCCACACCGGCCGCCGCCCCCAAGGTTCCCGGGTTCGACGCCTCCGGGCTCATGGTGTACTCCTACGCCGCAGCCGGCATCAAACTGCCTCGCAGGTCGGGCGACCAGTACAACGTAGGCAGGAAAGTTCTACCGGCACAGGCACTTCCGGGAGATCTCATCTTCTATGGCCCCAACGGCAGTCAGAGCGTGACGATGTTCCTGGGCAACAATCTGATGCTGGAAGCATCCGAACCCGCGGTTCAGGTATCGCCGGTGCGCTTCAACGACATGACCCCGTATCTGGTTCGCGTGATCGAATAA
- a CDS encoding GNAT family N-acetyltransferase, translating into MTDHDRLATRREIADALTSAFERRHEVLDLIVEADDRKSAIDAIAALLGTSHLGGEAVMGMSFDQLTKDERRKNAAELEDLNSQLTFTLLERPASSGDSLELRPFSGDSDADLFAARTQEVGRAGDGSGAPAGGLEDEVRAALARIDDEEAAWFVAVEGPSKVGMVFGELVDGEVNVRIWVHPDYRKKGYGTAALRKSRSVMAAYFPAVPMVVRAPGADPS; encoded by the coding sequence ATGACCGATCACGACCGCCTTGCCACCCGTCGCGAGATTGCCGACGCACTCACGAGTGCGTTTGAACGGCGTCACGAAGTGCTTGATCTGATTGTGGAAGCCGATGACCGAAAAAGTGCCATCGATGCGATCGCTGCTCTGCTGGGAACTTCGCATTTGGGCGGCGAAGCGGTCATGGGCATGTCGTTCGACCAGCTGACCAAGGATGAGCGGCGGAAGAACGCCGCGGAGCTCGAGGACCTCAACAGTCAGCTCACCTTCACACTCTTGGAGCGCCCGGCGAGCTCGGGTGACAGTCTCGAGCTGCGGCCGTTCTCCGGAGATTCCGATGCCGACCTCTTCGCCGCACGTACTCAAGAGGTGGGCCGGGCCGGCGATGGTTCCGGCGCCCCTGCGGGTGGTCTGGAAGACGAGGTGCGCGCGGCGCTCGCGCGTATCGACGACGAAGAAGCGGCCTGGTTTGTCGCGGTCGAAGGGCCGAGCAAGGTGGGCATGGTCTTTGGGGAGCTGGTCGACGGTGAGGTGAACGTCCGCATCTGGGTTCACCCCGACTATCGAAAGAAGGGTTACGGCACAGCTGCTTTGCGGAAGTCTCGTTCGGTGATGGCGGCCTATTTTCCCGCCGTCCCCATGGTGGTGCGGGCTCCGGGCGCCGATCCTTCCTGA
- a CDS encoding MarR family winged helix-turn-helix transcriptional regulator, translating to MGILVSQMYRLLWSRASVIVRDFGVTVPQMECLAVLSAQPGISNVEIAAELRITPQAVSLVQRSLEEAGLVHRSRRQADARVLTTELTAKGRKLFERADATLREDDEEVLANMTEKDRVQLRRLLGGVIETMSAR from the coding sequence ATGGGCATCCTGGTGTCTCAGATGTACCGACTGCTGTGGTCACGTGCCTCGGTGATCGTGCGCGACTTCGGGGTCACGGTTCCGCAGATGGAGTGTCTGGCGGTGCTCTCCGCGCAGCCGGGGATATCCAACGTTGAGATTGCCGCGGAGCTTCGCATCACGCCTCAGGCGGTGAGCCTGGTGCAGCGATCGCTGGAAGAGGCCGGCCTGGTGCACCGTTCGCGCCGGCAGGCCGACGCCAGGGTGCTGACCACCGAGTTGACCGCCAAAGGGCGCAAGCTCTTCGAGCGGGCGGACGCGACTCTTCGCGAGGACGACGAAGAGGTGCTCGCCAACATGACAGAAAAGGATCGGGTCCAGCTACGCAGGCTGCTCGGCGGCGTGATCGAGACGATGTCGGCGCGGTAG
- a CDS encoding Fur family transcriptional regulator → MAFTSDEYAALLRTADLRVTRPRVAVLEAVEANPHADTETVFGVVRTGLPEVSRQAVYDVLAALTSAGLVRKIQPSGSVARYESRVGDNHHHVVCRSCGVIADVDCAVGAAPCLTPSDYNGFILEEAEVIYWGLCPDCASPEAAPRVSGSHT, encoded by the coding sequence ATGGCCTTCACATCGGACGAGTACGCGGCGCTGCTGCGGACAGCCGATCTGCGCGTGACCCGGCCCCGGGTTGCCGTGCTGGAAGCCGTGGAAGCGAACCCGCATGCCGACACCGAGACCGTCTTCGGGGTCGTCAGAACAGGGCTGCCCGAGGTGTCTCGACAGGCCGTTTACGACGTGTTGGCGGCTCTCACCTCGGCAGGCCTGGTGCGCAAGATTCAGCCTTCCGGCTCCGTCGCACGATATGAATCGCGGGTCGGCGACAACCACCACCACGTCGTATGCCGCTCATGCGGTGTCATCGCGGACGTCGACTGCGCCGTCGGCGCCGCCCCCTGCCTCACACCGTCCGACTACAACGGTTTCATCCTCGAAGAGGCCGAGGTCATCTACTGGGGCCTGTGCCCCGATTGTGCTTCTCCGGAAGCGGCACCACGAGTTTCGGGATCACACACGTGA
- the katG gene encoding catalase/peroxidase HPI, giving the protein MSQEHPPIAEANTEPSNGCPVAGGRLNYPVEGGNANREWWPKQLNLQILKKNPPAANPLGEDFDYAKAVQTINVDELKADVAKVLTNSQDWWPADFGNYGPMFIRMAWHAAGTYRVGDGRGGAGAGMQRFAPLNSWPDNVLLDRARRLLWPVKKKYGNALSWADLIVFAGNHAMDTMGFKTFGFAFGREDRWEPEQDVYWGPEHTWLGDERYTGDRDLENPLAAVQMGLIYVNPEGPNGNPDPLAAAIDIRETFGRMAMNDEETAALIVGGHTFGKTHGAGDAGLVGPDPEDAPLEQMGIGWKSSFGSGKGNDAIGSGLEVTWTHTPTKWDNSFLEILYGNEWELTKSPAGAHQWKPKDGGWANSVPMAQGTGKTHPSMLTTDLSMRFDPIYAEITRRWLDHPEELADAYAKAWYKLIHRDLGPLSRYLGPLVPKETLLWQDVIPASETNIGADDVAELKKQILASGLTVPQLVSTAWKAAASYRNSDKRGGANGGRIRLQPQAGWESNEPDELAQVIRTLEGIQESFNAGDKKVSFADLVVLGGAAAVEKAAKDAGFNITVPFTPGRGDATQEQTDVDSFSYLEPTADGFRNYLGKGAQIPAEYKLIDKANLLALSPPELTVLVGGLRVLGANYQGSELGVLTDRPGTLNNDFFVNLVDMGTEWTPSSADDGTYVGTDRATGAAKWTATRVDLVFGANSELRALAEVYAQDDAKEKFVKDFVAAWVKVSDADRFDVR; this is encoded by the coding sequence GTGTCTCAAGAACATCCGCCTATTGCTGAGGCGAACACCGAACCGTCGAACGGTTGCCCCGTAGCGGGCGGTCGCCTGAACTACCCCGTCGAGGGTGGTAACGCCAACCGCGAATGGTGGCCCAAACAGCTGAACCTGCAGATCCTCAAGAAGAATCCACCCGCGGCAAATCCGCTGGGTGAAGATTTCGACTATGCCAAGGCCGTGCAGACGATCAACGTCGACGAGCTCAAGGCCGATGTCGCGAAGGTGCTGACCAACTCGCAGGACTGGTGGCCCGCCGACTTCGGCAATTACGGACCAATGTTCATCCGCATGGCATGGCATGCCGCGGGCACTTATCGTGTCGGAGATGGCCGCGGTGGTGCGGGCGCAGGCATGCAGCGGTTTGCGCCGCTGAACAGCTGGCCCGACAACGTGCTCCTGGATCGTGCGCGCCGGCTGCTGTGGCCCGTCAAGAAAAAGTACGGCAACGCGCTGTCCTGGGCCGACCTGATTGTCTTCGCGGGCAACCACGCGATGGACACCATGGGATTCAAGACCTTTGGATTCGCCTTCGGGCGCGAGGACCGCTGGGAGCCCGAGCAGGACGTCTACTGGGGCCCCGAGCACACCTGGCTGGGCGACGAGCGCTACACCGGAGACCGCGACCTGGAGAACCCGCTCGCCGCGGTACAGATGGGTCTGATCTACGTCAATCCCGAAGGCCCCAATGGCAATCCGGATCCCCTGGCAGCCGCCATCGACATCCGTGAGACGTTCGGCCGGATGGCCATGAACGACGAGGAAACAGCCGCGCTCATCGTGGGTGGTCACACCTTCGGCAAGACGCACGGTGCCGGCGATGCCGGGCTGGTCGGACCGGATCCGGAAGACGCGCCGCTGGAACAGATGGGCATCGGCTGGAAGAGCTCTTTCGGCTCCGGTAAGGGTAACGACGCGATCGGTAGCGGACTGGAGGTGACCTGGACTCACACCCCGACCAAGTGGGACAACAGCTTCCTGGAAATCCTGTATGGCAACGAGTGGGAGCTGACCAAGAGCCCGGCCGGTGCACATCAGTGGAAGCCCAAGGACGGCGGCTGGGCCAACTCGGTGCCGATGGCACAGGGCACGGGCAAGACGCATCCGTCGATGCTGACCACCGACTTGTCGATGCGTTTCGATCCGATCTACGCCGAGATCACCAGGCGCTGGCTCGATCACCCCGAAGAGCTTGCCGATGCCTACGCAAAGGCTTGGTACAAACTGATCCACCGCGATCTGGGACCGCTGTCGCGGTATCTCGGTCCGCTGGTGCCCAAGGAGACCCTGCTGTGGCAGGACGTCATCCCGGCATCGGAGACCAACATCGGAGCCGATGACGTCGCGGAGCTCAAGAAGCAGATCCTGGCATCCGGGCTCACGGTGCCTCAGCTGGTTTCGACCGCGTGGAAGGCTGCGGCGTCCTACCGCAACAGCGACAAGCGAGGCGGTGCCAACGGCGGACGCATTCGCTTGCAGCCCCAGGCAGGCTGGGAGTCCAACGAGCCCGATGAGCTCGCTCAGGTGATCCGCACGTTGGAAGGCATCCAAGAGTCGTTCAACGCAGGTGACAAGAAGGTCTCGTTCGCCGACCTGGTCGTGCTCGGTGGAGCCGCAGCGGTCGAGAAGGCGGCCAAGGACGCCGGATTCAACATCACGGTGCCGTTCACGCCCGGCCGCGGCGATGCCACTCAGGAACAAACCGACGTCGACTCGTTCTCCTACCTGGAGCCGACCGCCGATGGCTTCCGGAACTACCTCGGGAAGGGCGCGCAGATTCCGGCCGAGTACAAGCTGATCGACAAGGCCAACCTGCTGGCGCTCTCGCCACCGGAGTTGACGGTCCTCGTCGGTGGCCTGCGCGTACTGGGTGCGAACTACCAGGGCTCGGAGCTCGGTGTGCTCACCGACAGGCCCGGGACGTTGAACAACGACTTCTTTGTCAACCTGGTCGATATGGGCACGGAGTGGACGCCGTCCTCGGCCGACGACGGCACCTATGTGGGCACCGATCGCGCCACCGGCGCCGCAAAGTGGACCGCGACGCGGGTGGACCTGGTGTTCGGAGCGAATTCCGAACTGCGGGCCCTCGCCGAGGTCTACGCGCAGGACGACGCCAAGGAGAAGTTCGTCAAGGACTTCGTCGCGGCCTGGGTCAAGGTGTCCGACGCGGACCGGTTCGACGTTCGCTGA
- a CDS encoding barstar family protein: MKTYVVDGSGVRTRTDFFTELGRAVNGPGGYFGSNLDALVDCLRGGFGTPDDEPFRFVLEDAARIKSAVGKKDWQAIEEIFEEAGVPLTTRTSAKDRD, from the coding sequence ATGAAGACCTACGTCGTCGACGGCTCCGGTGTCCGGACGCGGACAGATTTTTTCACCGAGCTCGGACGTGCGGTGAATGGGCCGGGCGGGTATTTCGGGAGCAATCTCGACGCCCTCGTCGATTGCCTGCGCGGCGGATTCGGCACCCCGGACGATGAGCCGTTCCGGTTCGTGCTGGAGGATGCCGCGCGTATCAAGTCCGCGGTGGGGAAGAAGGACTGGCAGGCCATCGAGGAGATCTTCGAAGAAGCCGGCGTGCCGCTGACGACGCGGACCTCGGCGAAGGACCGGGACTAG
- a CDS encoding ribonuclease domain-containing protein: MQYRRVMSQCLRVVVAALLAVALIGCTEPSPARATITQCDLSALPSEASGTVDLIHEGGPFPYPRNDGVVFQNRERILPSEPRGYYHEYTVRTPGSKTRGTRRIITGGTPLTDPPHVYYTGDHYQSFCEVEGA; this comes from the coding sequence ATGCAGTACCGTCGAGTCATGTCGCAGTGTTTGCGTGTCGTGGTTGCCGCGCTTCTCGCGGTGGCTCTTATCGGCTGCACCGAGCCTTCTCCGGCGCGCGCCACCATCACCCAATGCGACCTGTCCGCACTGCCCTCGGAGGCCTCCGGAACGGTGGACCTGATCCACGAGGGTGGGCCGTTCCCGTACCCGCGTAACGACGGCGTCGTCTTCCAGAACCGCGAGAGAATCCTGCCCTCGGAGCCCCGCGGGTACTACCACGAGTACACGGTCCGCACGCCGGGCAGCAAGACGCGCGGCACGCGGCGCATCATCACCGGCGGTACCCCTCTGACCGACCCACCGCACGTCTACTACACGGGCGATCACTACCAGTCATTCTGTGAGGTTGAAGGCGCATGA